The following coding sequences are from one Sphingomonadaceae bacterium OTU29LAMAA1 window:
- the gcvPB gene encoding aminomethyl-transferring glycine dehydrogenase subunit GcvPB: protein MSINQSGWRPEMNAGTGNAAPTFTGNKALMLEEALIFEIGSAETTGVDFADRGEIGASNKLGGLFRDKAIGLPGLAEPEAVRHYTRLSRQNYAIDLGLFPLGSCTMKHNPRLNEKMARLPGFSDVHPLAPVDTVQGALEVIHQLSHWLVTLTGMTSVAMSPKAGAHGELCGILAIKAALAKRGEVDRKVILVPESAHGTNPATAAFAGFKVEDIPATADGRVDTAALTARLGPDVAGVMITNPNTCGLFERDLKTISDAVHAAGGYVYCDGANFNAIVGRVRPGDLGVDAMHINLHKTFSTPHGGGGPGSGPVVFSEALTPFAPLPFVEKQGEQFVLVEEETAGEHHAGSFGRMVAFHGQMGMFTRALTYILSHGADGLRQVAEDAVLNANYVLRSLEGSLDALFAGSGPCMHEAIFSDANLAEGFSTLDVAKGLIDEGFHPMTVYFPLVVHGAMLVEPTETESKAALDQFIGALRSVAERAKAGDVSLKSAPHFAPRSRLDETLAARKPVLVWKDAVLAQAAE from the coding sequence ATGAGCATCAACCAGAGCGGCTGGCGGCCGGAGATGAACGCTGGCACCGGTAACGCGGCCCCGACCTTCACCGGCAACAAGGCGCTGATGCTGGAAGAGGCGCTGATCTTCGAGATCGGCTCGGCGGAAACGACCGGCGTGGATTTCGCCGATCGTGGTGAGATCGGTGCGAGCAACAAGCTTGGTGGGTTGTTCCGCGATAAGGCGATCGGGCTACCCGGCCTCGCCGAGCCCGAAGCCGTGCGCCACTATACGCGCCTGTCGCGTCAGAATTACGCGATCGACCTCGGCCTGTTCCCGCTCGGGTCGTGCACGATGAAGCACAATCCGCGACTGAACGAAAAGATGGCGCGGCTGCCCGGCTTCAGCGACGTTCACCCGCTCGCGCCGGTCGATACGGTGCAGGGCGCCCTGGAGGTGATCCATCAGCTCAGCCACTGGCTGGTGACGCTGACCGGCATGACCAGCGTCGCGATGAGCCCCAAGGCGGGCGCGCATGGCGAGCTGTGCGGCATCCTCGCGATCAAGGCAGCGCTGGCCAAGCGCGGCGAGGTGGATCGCAAGGTCATCCTCGTCCCCGAATCGGCGCATGGCACCAATCCGGCCACCGCCGCCTTCGCCGGCTTCAAGGTGGAGGATATTCCTGCCACCGCCGATGGCCGCGTCGACACCGCGGCGCTGACCGCGCGGCTGGGGCCGGACGTGGCGGGCGTGATGATCACCAACCCCAACACCTGCGGGCTGTTCGAGCGCGATCTCAAGACGATCTCGGACGCGGTGCATGCGGCGGGCGGCTACGTCTATTGCGACGGCGCGAACTTCAACGCGATCGTCGGGCGGGTGCGCCCGGGCGACCTCGGCGTCGATGCGATGCACATCAACCTGCACAAGACCTTCTCCACCCCGCACGGCGGCGGCGGACCGGGGTCGGGTCCGGTGGTGTTCTCCGAAGCACTGACCCCGTTCGCGCCGCTGCCGTTCGTCGAGAAGCAGGGCGAGCAGTTCGTGCTGGTCGAGGAAGAGACGGCGGGCGAGCATCACGCGGGCAGCTTCGGCCGGATGGTCGCGTTCCATGGCCAGATGGGCATGTTCACGCGGGCGCTGACCTACATCCTGTCGCACGGTGCCGACGGCCTGCGTCAGGTGGCCGAGGATGCGGTGCTCAACGCCAATTACGTGCTGCGTTCGCTCGAGGGTTCGCTCGACGCGCTGTTCGCCGGATCGGGGCCGTGCATGCACGAGGCGATCTTCTCGGACGCCAACCTGGCCGAGGGCTTCTCGACGCTGGATGTCGCCAAGGGGCTGATCGACGAGGGCTTCCACCCGATGACGGTGTATTTCCCGCTGGTCGTCCACGGTGCGATGCTGGTCGAGCCGACCGAGACCGAATCGAAGGCGGCGCTCGACCAGTTCATCGGCGCGCTGCGCTCGGTGGCGGAGCGGGCGAAGGCGGGTGACGTGTCGCTCAAGTCCGCGCCGCACTTCGCCCCGCGCAGTCGGCTGGACGAGACGCTCGCCGCGCGCAAGCCGGTGCTGGTGTGGAAGGACGCAGTTCTGGCGCAGGCGGCGGAATAA
- a CDS encoding DMT family transporter, with protein MTSDRILPAIALRLLSVVFFALMNAAIKLAEQAGASVVEILFFRQFGAALLVTGVILAGPSLSAVATQRLPAHVLRAIVGLSAMAMTFNGIVALPLAEATTIGFTVPIFATILGAAVLREPTGVWRWGAVLVGFAGVLIVAQPAGDHFPLRGAAFSLAGAFGTACVTILLRQIGKTEAALTTVFWFSVLSLVPLSVFYLPVAQAHSPTGWAALAAVGTLGGCAQIAMTNSLRLGPVSVVVPMDYSSLLWATLLGWLLFGSLPAAATWIGAPVIIASGLVIVWREAVRRRQETLSAGEIA; from the coding sequence GTGACATCCGACCGTATCCTTCCCGCGATCGCGCTGCGCCTGCTGTCCGTGGTGTTCTTCGCGCTGATGAACGCCGCGATCAAACTTGCCGAACAAGCGGGCGCAAGCGTCGTCGAGATCCTGTTCTTCCGCCAGTTCGGCGCGGCGCTGCTGGTGACGGGCGTAATCCTTGCGGGTCCAAGCCTCTCCGCCGTCGCGACGCAGCGCCTGCCTGCACATGTCCTCCGCGCGATCGTCGGGCTGTCGGCAATGGCGATGACCTTCAACGGCATCGTCGCGCTGCCGCTGGCGGAGGCGACGACGATCGGCTTCACCGTGCCGATCTTCGCGACGATCCTCGGCGCGGCGGTGCTGCGCGAGCCGACCGGTGTCTGGCGCTGGGGCGCAGTCCTCGTCGGGTTCGCCGGTGTCCTGATAGTCGCGCAACCGGCCGGTGACCATTTCCCGTTGCGCGGCGCGGCCTTTTCGCTGGCCGGCGCATTCGGGACCGCCTGCGTTACCATATTGCTCCGCCAGATCGGCAAGACCGAGGCTGCGCTGACCACCGTCTTCTGGTTCTCCGTCCTGTCGCTGGTACCCCTGTCGGTCTTCTACCTGCCGGTCGCGCAGGCGCACAGCCCGACCGGTTGGGCAGCGCTGGCGGCAGTCGGCACGCTCGGCGGCTGCGCGCAGATCGCGATGACCAACTCGCTACGTCTCGGTCCGGTGTCGGTCGTGGTGCCGATGGATTATTCCAGCCTGTTATGGGCGACCCTGCTCGGCTGGCTGCTGTTCGGCTCGCTCCCGGCGGCGGCGACCTGGATCGGCGCGCCGGTCATCATCGCCAGCGGACTGGTGATCGTCTGGCGCGAAGCCGTCCGCCGGCGGCAGGAAACCCTGTCAGCCGGCGAGATCGCGTGA
- a CDS encoding cytochrome c biogenesis protein CcdC, protein MQAQQPGGWISYAIPLVIVAIVMAIRWKRMSRVRPLKLERLWILPAIYAVVIGFTFSRFPPQGWGWASCLAALMLGAGLGWQRGKMMRITLDPETHTLGQTSSPAALLFILLLIVVRNGAKSAVDYAGPVGLDPMAMTDILMALALGLFTAQRLEMYLRGRQMLAGGSRDLAG, encoded by the coding sequence ATGCAGGCACAGCAACCGGGCGGATGGATCAGTTATGCGATCCCGCTGGTCATCGTCGCGATCGTCATGGCGATCCGGTGGAAGCGGATGAGCCGGGTACGGCCGCTCAAGCTCGAGCGGCTGTGGATATTGCCGGCGATCTATGCGGTGGTGATCGGATTCACTTTTTCGCGCTTTCCGCCGCAGGGTTGGGGATGGGCGTCCTGTCTTGCCGCCTTGATGCTCGGTGCGGGGCTGGGGTGGCAGCGGGGCAAGATGATGCGGATCACGCTCGATCCAGAGACGCATACGCTCGGTCAGACGTCGTCGCCCGCGGCGTTGCTGTTCATCCTGCTCCTGATCGTCGTCCGGAACGGTGCCAAAAGCGCCGTGGACTATGCCGGGCCGGTCGGGCTCGATCCGATGGCGATGACGGATATCCTGATGGCGTTGGCGCTCGGGCTGTTCACGGCGCAACGGCTGGAGATGTATCTGCGGGGAAGGCAGATGCTGGCGGGCGGCTCACGCGATCTCGCCGGCTGA